One window of Mesotoga sp. BH458_6_3_2_1 genomic DNA carries:
- the nth gene encoding endonuclease III — protein sequence MSKSDCSPAAVSEWIVENFPRGRDYEEPFKVLVSTILSQRTRDENTEEASRRLFSVYPDPQSLMKAEPEDLYELIKASGMYRQKAARIINCAKIIMDSFDGSVPDTLEGLVTIPGVGRKTANIVLNVSFGRDALAVDTHVHRIANRLGWVKTKKPDDTEFALMKILPPKIWGPVNGSMVEFGREVCRPIGPKCETCGIRECCEYFSQVFVQTTGK from the coding sequence ATGTCTAAGTCTGACTGCTCGCCTGCGGCAGTATCGGAATGGATAGTAGAAAACTTTCCAAGAGGTCGCGACTATGAAGAACCCTTCAAGGTTTTGGTGAGCACAATATTGAGTCAGCGAACGAGAGATGAGAATACCGAGGAGGCCTCTCGCAGGCTCTTCTCGGTTTATCCCGATCCGCAGTCTCTGATGAAGGCAGAACCCGAAGATCTTTACGAGCTGATCAAAGCTTCGGGAATGTATAGACAGAAAGCGGCAAGAATAATAAACTGCGCGAAGATAATCATGGATAGCTTCGACGGTTCGGTGCCTGACACTCTTGAAGGATTAGTCACAATCCCCGGAGTTGGCAGAAAGACGGCGAACATCGTCCTAAACGTTTCATTCGGAAGGGATGCCCTTGCCGTTGATACTCATGTTCACAGAATCGCAAACAGGCTGGGATGGGTAAAGACGAAGAAGCCTGACGACACCGAGTTTGCTCTGATGAAGATCTTGCCACCCAAGATATGGGGTCCCGTTAACGGGTCGATGGTCGAGTTTGGCAGGGAAGTCTGCAGACCCATAGGCCCGAAGTGCGAAACTTGTGGAATCAGGGAGTGCTGCGAATACTTCTCTCAGGTCTTTGTGCAAACCACCGGGAAATAG
- a CDS encoding iron ABC transporter permease: protein MLPLFFAFGNLKLDTIFAVISSASFKSIAGFTLKQALLSTFLAMIVGFPAAVHYARSKGRLSRLLGITTYIPFFFPSISMAIGFLAVYGRNGLFNNLMSFAGLERVQILYSMGAVLLGHVFYNAPIVILVLGNALRRLPTDVLESSKIDGSGRMRRLLRVELPLVTPAIINSALLIFTYCFTSFAVVLILGGAQFATLEVSIYMNFRLLAAPQNAVVLAVVQFIFIMLFGLLISLSEKSSSFEQGEQYLEKNRFTGIYSWLFVLFEWIPILGALFSSFYDWTRKEFIFGRITKLFAEKLVLLGTGLVNTLVNSITLSFLAAVVTVAIAFFLSWQARGTSRGSRYLRIVSLIALSVTPSILAVSYLTAFGSFPVPLLLALLYIVISLPVALNYISGQVIGAELAFLEAAQLDGASKLARVWYMIIPFFRSTIIYAVTVVFAISMGEFGGSLILGSKDFPTFAVAIYRLNGSRYLLEARFLSSALGIIIISVVAISRWFAQRPERSIRSTP from the coding sequence TTGCTGCCGTTATTCTTTGCCTTCGGAAATCTGAAGCTAGATACGATCTTTGCAGTGATTTCATCAGCTTCGTTCAAATCGATTGCCGGGTTCACGCTCAAGCAGGCGCTTCTCAGTACATTTTTGGCAATGATTGTCGGTTTCCCAGCGGCAGTGCACTATGCCAGAAGCAAGGGTCGTCTTTCCCGTCTATTGGGCATAACAACCTATATACCGTTCTTCTTTCCCAGCATATCGATGGCAATAGGTTTCCTGGCAGTTTACGGCAGGAATGGGCTCTTCAACAACCTGATGTCTTTTGCCGGTCTGGAGAGGGTACAGATTCTTTATTCTATGGGGGCAGTTTTACTTGGACACGTCTTCTACAACGCACCTATTGTCATACTAGTTCTTGGGAATGCACTAAGAAGGTTGCCCACAGATGTTCTAGAGAGTTCCAAGATAGATGGATCAGGGAGAATGCGAAGACTTCTGCGAGTAGAACTACCTCTTGTCACTCCGGCAATTATCAATTCCGCGCTTCTAATCTTCACCTATTGTTTCACCTCTTTTGCCGTTGTCCTGATATTGGGTGGGGCGCAATTCGCTACCCTGGAAGTTTCAATCTACATGAATTTCAGACTGTTGGCGGCACCGCAGAACGCAGTCGTTCTTGCAGTAGTTCAATTCATATTCATAATGCTGTTCGGATTACTCATTTCACTGAGCGAGAAGAGCTCATCCTTTGAGCAGGGTGAGCAGTATCTGGAAAAGAACAGATTCACGGGCATCTACTCATGGCTATTTGTCCTCTTCGAATGGATACCGATTCTTGGCGCTCTCTTCAGTTCATTCTACGACTGGACAAGAAAAGAATTCATCTTCGGGAGAATAACGAAGCTGTTTGCAGAAAAGCTTGTGCTTCTCGGAACGGGATTGGTAAACACATTGGTCAATTCAATAACGCTTTCGTTTCTTGCAGCCGTTGTGACCGTAGCGATTGCCTTTTTTCTTTCGTGGCAAGCAAGGGGCACCTCTCGAGGCTCGAGATATCTAAGAATTGTGTCATTGATCGCTCTGTCCGTAACGCCTTCGATTCTTGCCGTTTCGTATCTCACAGCATTTGGAAGTTTCCCTGTTCCACTGCTGTTGGCGCTGCTTTACATAGTTATCTCGTTGCCCGTTGCTTTGAACTACATAAGTGGTCAGGTGATCGGTGCAGAGCTTGCCTTCCTGGAGGCGGCACAACTCGACGGAGCTTCTAAGCTTGCGCGCGTATGGTATATGATAATCCCTTTCTTTAGAAGCACGATCATTTACGCGGTAACTGTAGTCTTCGCCATTTCTATGGGCGAATTTGGTGGGTCGCTCATACTCGGGAGCAAAGACTTCCCTACCTTTGCAGTTGCCATCTACAGACTAAATGGAAGCCGCTATCTACTGGAGGCAAGGTTCTTAAGTTCGGCCCTTGGAATTATTATTATCTCTGTTGTCGCTATTTCCCGGTGGTTTGCACAAAGACCTGAGAGAAGTATTCGCAGCACTCCCTGA